The genomic interval GCTGGCTGTTGATATCCTTGCTGCTCCTCTGGCAATGGTCCCCAGCCACCTCCGTCGGACTGAACGTGGAGTCAGCTGTTTGTGTGGCCAAATGCTTAACACAAGATGTGGCAGACTCAGGTAAAGGGGAAGACGTGAGTGGCTGTAGGAGTGGGACAGGataaagaggaataaaaaggTGATATGATTACAGTTTGACATCTCCAGCTCTGAGGTCATCAGGACAAAGTCTACCCTTATTTTACCAAGAGCCCTTCTCataatttgctttgtttctgtgaGATCAGGAGAGAGCCACGCATCTGAGTGTGACTGTAAACTGCTGGTAGGTAAGATGTACATtgcactttatttcttcaggttttttgttACCTGCATAAACAGTATGTGCAAATACCGTACAATGTGTGACCAGGCTAGGAAGTGGGCGAGAGTGTAAATTATCCAGTCTGTGAGATGACATTGTGCATTGTGCGCTCGGCAGACGCTGGTGCAGGGGTTTGTGTGCTTTCAGAGTCTTCTCTGAAAGGCTGGTCAGCACCTCTCGGAAATGGaatctgaaaagaaagctgACCCAAAGCTTTAAAAGTAGTTAAAATTCTGTGGTTTCAGCTCACTTTCTTTAGGTTTAAGGGGAAGTGAAAGTACCTGCAACAGTCGCACTTCTGACAAGTCATTCCTGAGTAACAGGATGCAGggtagggaaaaaaatgccagCAAATCTCATTTCTTAAAGCACTTTATTCTCTGTTGTACATGCTTAGTGCATAGCAAAATAATGTGTCTATATATTTACATGATTTAAATTAATATCATATTACTATAAtaacatatttatattttacttctCAGTACCAAATACTCATAAatctcttccatttcttcaaTAATCTCTGTATAGATTTCCTTCTATTTAATGGTTTTGTGAATAGCATGCTTCTGAACAAGATCGTATTGATAACACTGTAGATAACAGGAAGCCTTTCAGTGTTTCATCATAGGTATCTTGGATTATTTAAAGAATGAACAATAGAAGTGTTTATGACATAGGATTATActggatttttaaagaaaatctatGGAAGTTGTCTATAAATCCTCTATGGTGACCTAAATCCCATAGTTGTATAGCACATCCACACACTTCTAGAGCATTTTTGGGTTTAATACAAATTTCCCATCCTAAATAGAACTTTATTGCTCCATTCAAGCTCTGATGAATGAAGAACATGCAGTCACAGTCTGAGTTTACTTACGTCAACAAACTCCATTTCCCTTGGTGATTTTAAGGCTGTAACCTTAAGTGCTTTGAAAAGAACAAAGGCTCTATTAGTTTCAGAAGATTTTAGATCATCTCCGACTCAGTTTTTTATCAATATTCCTAGCAGTAAAAGTGCACACTGACAATTCAGTATACCATGAGTTTGTCTTCTGCATAAACTCAATTTATATCACAAACCCAGTCCAGTTGGGGAAAAGCTATCTTGTACAAAAATCACTCAGATTAACTCTACGAATAAAATGTAGGTATTATTACAGCCTGAAAAGGTTATTTTTGAATACTCTGAACTTTCAAGACTCCTATTAGCTTCAGTTAGATTTCTAATGCATGTAAGTGATAGTCTCCTTCACATTCTCAGTTTCTTCTACTTGTGAGATTATATGAGTTATGCTGAGCTTTTATGTTTCAATTAAATaatattacaaatattaatTACCTTTTGTGAATATTAAAAACTAAGTCTTTGAGTTGAAGAGTAGATACGAGTTCAAATAACATCCACTCACTCAAATGGTGAAAGCGAATACTTTTACCCTGTTGGAGAAGGGGTAAAGAATCTCCTGCTATGAAGAACACTCAGCTAACTTCGAGCAGCTGGCTGCAGTCTTCCTTCTGCTACTGCTTTGCCTATTTTGAGCTACTTTCCATGCACCCAAGCTGATGTAACTAGCAGGGTCAGAGCAGTTGCAAAAAGGCACAGTTTGTTAATCACATAATCAAAATAGTTTTGGATGACTAAACAGAGAAAGTAAAACATCAGATGATGGCCACACCTTAAAATCCATTTGAATAATAGTCCTACAGAATTCATTTGCCAGAACTCAAATACAAGTGTTTCCTATCAAATATCTAGTTTAACAAACTGTATGGGTACCATGAGCAGTTGCACAGTCCTGACAACAGCTTCTATACTGAGGCTCTGTTCAGAGATACATGTATGTACACCCtagaaatgcaaacatttcaaaTGATACATGCATCAAACATTATTCAGCCATGAAAATGTAACTATGCTACAAAGTAGGATTCATTCATGAAAATGTCTAATAACATTAGAAGCAAGTCTCTGTATGGAGTTTCCGTGAAGATAAAACAGTTGTTTTCCCACAAAGTATGAACACTACCACATGTTTATtttgtggagcagcagcagatgtaTATTAGCAGAGACTGATGTGTtagaaggctttttttcctgtaataaaCAATTAGTGTTATCGTGGTAATGGGAAAACAGACTTTTTCCTTGAATATTCACTTGAAATTGAAGTTCTTAAAGTGTCCAGAGAGTTTTCCATCTGCACTGACTGTGATTTTCTGCACCTCTTTGGGAACAAGCCCTTGTAGAATTCCACAGCCTTCTTCTGGAAGTGCTTCCCAACAATTACATACAGGACTGGGTTCAGGCAGCTGTTGCTAAAGGCACAGTAAGTAGCTATCTCAGTTACTATATCATTGATTTCTTCCAGGCATTTGAAAGTGGGTGCGAGGTAACAGATTGTGTCAATGAATGTGCTTATCTGGAATGGAAGCCAACAAACGATGAACAGTAAGAGCACAGCAAGGACCAGCACGGTGGCTTTCCTCTCTGTCTGGACTAGCTTCAGTTTTTGTAGTTCACTGGTTCTTAAGGCTTTGACGATTTGCACAGTGCAATAAGTAATTACACAGAGTGGGATCACAAAGCCCACAATATTTAGCAAGCAGTTGCTTGCAGGCTCCCAGTAGCTGACTGGGTAAACAAGAGCGCAGGCTGTGATGTTGTATTCTTCGTAATACTTTAAATTTCGGAACACCATTGTGGGTGAACATATGAGCAATGCACATGTCCAGACTACAAAGCTATTCCATTTGGCACAAACGGTTCGTCGCATCCGTCCAAGAGACATGGTTTTCACCAAGGCCAGATAGCGGTCAATGCTCACTAATGTCAGGAAATAAATACTAGAATAAAAGTTCACGTTACTCATTATGTTGACAGCTTTGCAGAGGAACAGGCCAAAAGGCCAATTAAAACTATTAGAAATGTTAATGGCCCAGAAAGGTAAAGCACAGACTAACATCAGGTCAGCAAGGGCCATGTTTGCCAGGTAAATCTCAGCCACTGTGCAGCGACTCTTGTGGAAACACAGGACGGTGAGT from Columba livia isolate bColLiv1 breed racing homer chromosome 5, bColLiv1.pat.W.v2, whole genome shotgun sequence carries:
- the BDKRB2 gene encoding B2 bradykinin receptor isoform X2, whose translation is MVSNTTENVTQLYNFMATQNLTASPANFHNNSGVHQLNPYVCINPNIWKWLEDFQPGFLWFIFILGAIENSFVLTVLCFHKSRCTVAEIYLANMALADLMLVCALPFWAINISNSFNWPFGLFLCKAVNIMSNVNFYSSIYFLTLVSIDRYLALVKTMSLGRMRRTVCAKWNSFVVWTCALLICSPTMVFRNLKYYEEYNITACALVYPVSYWEPASNCLLNIVGFVIPLCVITYCTVQIVKALRTSELQKLKLVQTERKATVLVLAVLLLFIVCWLPFQISTFIDTICYLAPTFKCLEEINDIVTEIATYCAFSNSCLNPVLYVIVGKHFQKKAVEFYKGLFPKRCRKSQSVQMENSLDTLRTSISSEYSRKKSVFPLPR
- the BDKRB2 gene encoding B2 bradykinin receptor isoform X1; its protein translation is MQQKELGCSQRRVALHSFVPAQWWICSQEMVSNTTENVTQLYNFMATQNLTASPANFHNNSGVHQLNPYVCINPNIWKWLEDFQPGFLWFIFILGAIENSFVLTVLCFHKSRCTVAEIYLANMALADLMLVCALPFWAINISNSFNWPFGLFLCKAVNIMSNVNFYSSIYFLTLVSIDRYLALVKTMSLGRMRRTVCAKWNSFVVWTCALLICSPTMVFRNLKYYEEYNITACALVYPVSYWEPASNCLLNIVGFVIPLCVITYCTVQIVKALRTSELQKLKLVQTERKATVLVLAVLLLFIVCWLPFQISTFIDTICYLAPTFKCLEEINDIVTEIATYCAFSNSCLNPVLYVIVGKHFQKKAVEFYKGLFPKRCRKSQSVQMENSLDTLRTSISSEYSRKKSVFPLPR